From Toxotes jaculatrix isolate fToxJac2 chromosome 1, fToxJac2.pri, whole genome shotgun sequence, a single genomic window includes:
- the tshz3b gene encoding teashirt homolog 3b isoform X1: MPRRKQQAPRRAAAYVPEDEKEAALLDEDLDGDDSAPEGEEPAAKFLCQDKDFLLKDRPGSTGFHDSPNAADFSGQELDSESHVSESSDRMSDFESSSLKNEDDVLLSKEPSNALSLSSSSAMMAAANANAPVSGDEAVLATTGSVADSLEKMKAIYTSFLTNSYWSTLNLNLSQPPAEKPPRSHSSSSSSSSSSSCGSGGYDWHQTAMAKTLQQASQNHHNRLGMVQHPAVAVSTASTEPNLFSTVQLYRQSSKLYGSIFTGASKFRCKDCSAAYDTLVELTVHMNETGHYRDDNHETDGEGAKRWSKPRKRSLLEMEGKEDAQKVLKCMYCGHSFESLQDLSVHMIKTKHYQKVPLKEPVTPVAAKIISTARKRAPIDLDIPSSPDSNGGTTPKPTSLNDSNDILQRVTNPYITPNNRYGHQNGASYAWQFESRKSQILKCMECGSSHDTLQELTAHMMVTGHFIKVTNSAIKKGKPIIESSTSAPISNSTGEEKVQSVPLAATTFSPPPAPVPPPTSISPTAMAVEIKKEEKEEECTKESIINNGNNLIKEKKTGAEEEAEEKFDISSKYTYLTEEDLDESPKGGLDILKSLENTVTSAINKAQNGAPSWGGYPSIHAAYQLPNIMKLSLGNSGKSSPLKYMFPGGEILSPTGKSQPLISPPSRQTSPLPKNNFHAMEELVKKVTEKVAKVEEKMRPHSLVRGSPLRRTTPSPCKSEAGDSARGESPKENRAGGCKTPENTSGVEKVVGDGNGTNHGDSNGDVSIKESVENGVESAAVTSPLPASLTGSTAIITDHPPPEQPFVNPLSALQSVMNVHLGKAAKPALPSLDPMSMLFKMSNSLAEKAAVATSTPPAQTKKLSNDHLDRYFYQQHLNNDQPIDLTKGKNTDKNSSSGSLGLTVLSSAASTPSSIPPPSTVTMTKASAAVASFMSTSPLRENALSDISDMLRNLTESQVVSKSSTPTSQSERSDIEGVTQEETEDVSPAQKRKGRQSNWNPQHLLILQAQFASSLRQTSDGKYIMSDLSPQERMHISRFTGLSMTTISHWLANVKYQLRRTGGTKFLKNLDSGHPVFFCSDCASQIRSPSTYVSHLESHLGFRLRDLAKLSGEQLLSQISQQHHQQRHTKGLSEKLLSNLHSSSHPLPSSLPTSIPSSLPISLPSSLTSSLPSTESPAPSPEDDDSGAMYQCKLCNRTFASKHAVKLHLSKTHGKSPEDHLMYVCELEKQ, from the exons ATGCCGCGGAGGAAGCAGCAAGCGCCTCGGCGCGCCGCAG CATATGTCCCTGAAGATGAGAAGGAAGCAGCCCTGTTGGATGAGGACCTGGATGGAGATGACTCAGCTCCGGAAGGGGAGGAGCCTGCTGCCAAGTTCCTATGTCAGGACAAAGACTTCCTTCTCAAGGACAGGCCAGGATCCACTGGCTTCCATGACTCCCCCAACGCAGCTGACTTTTCTGGTCAGGAGCTGGACAGTGAGTCTCACGTGAGCGAATCCAGTGACAGAATGTCTGATTTCGAGAGCTCCTCTCTTAAAAATGAGGATGATGTCCTCCTCTCTAAAGAACCCTCAAatgccctctctctgtcttcctcctctgccatgATGGCTGCTGCCAATGCCAATGCCCCAGTAAGTGGAGATGAGGCCGTGTTAGCCACAACAGGGTCTGTGGCTGACAGCCTGGAAAAGATGAAGGCGATTTACACCTCCTTCCTGACCAACTCTTATTGGTCTACACTGAATCTTAACCTGAGCCAGCCCCCTGCAGAAAAACCCCCTCGCAGTCacagcagtagcagtagtagcagcagtagcagtagctGTGGAAGTGGAGGCTATGACTGGCACCAGACAGCTATGGCTAAAACCCTCCAGCAGGCCTCACAGAACCACCACAATAGACTGGGCATGGTTCAACACCCCGCAGTGGCTGTATCCACAGCATCTACAGAGCCCAACCTCTTCAGCACTGTCCAGCTGTACCGACAGAGCTCCAAGCTTTATGGCTCTATATTCACGGGTGCCAGCAAATTCCGCTGTAAGGACTGTAGTGCAGCCTATGACACACTAGTGGAGCTCACGGTGCACATGAACGAGACAGGCCACTACCGCGATGATAACCACGAGACAGATGGTGAGGGCGCTAAACGGTGGTCAAAACCCAGAAAGCGTTCCTTGCTAGAaatggaggggaaggaggaTGCACAAAAAGTTCTTAAATGCATGTACTGTGGGCACTCCTTTGAATCCCTTCAGGACCTAAGTGTCCACATGATCAAGACAAAACACTACCAGAAAGTGCCTCTGAAAGAGCCTGTTACACCAGTGGCAGCTAAGATTATCTCCACGGCTCGAAAGAGAGCCCCTATTGACCTAGACATCCCTAGCTCACCTGACTCTAATGGAGGGACCACACCTAAGCCCACCTCCCTCAACGACTCTAACGACATACTCCAGAGGGTTACCAACCCTTATATCACGCCTAACAACCGCTATGGACATCAGAATGGTGCCAGCTATGCCTGGCAGTTTGAATCCAGAAAGTCACAGATCCTCAAGTGCATGGAGTGTGGCAGCTCTCATGACACACTGCAAGAGCTAACTGCTCACATGATGGTGACCGGACACTTTATAAAAGTCACCAACTCTGCCATTAAGAAAGGTAAACCCATTATAGAGTCATCCACCTCAGCCCCCATATCCAATTCAACAGGTGAAGAAAAGGTCCAGTCCGTTCCCCTGGCTGCCACAACCTTCTCCCCTCCACCCGCCCCAGTACCTCCTCCAACCAGCATCTCCCCAACTGCCATGGCTGTGGAGataaaaaaggaggagaaggaggaggaatgcACTAAAGAGTCCATCATCAACAACGGTAACAATCTCATCAaggagaagaagacaggagctgaggaggaggctgaggagaagTTTGATATTTCTTCAAAATATACTTATCTGACTGAAGAGGATCTGGATGAAAGTCCAAAAGGGGGTCTTGATATCCTCAAGTCTTTGGAGAACACAGTGACCTCTGCCATCAACAAAGCCCAGAATGGCGCTCCAAGCTGGGGTGGGTATCCCAGTATCCATGCTGCCTATCAGCTTCCAAACATAATGAAGCTCTCCCTAGGCAATTCTGGGAAGAGTTCTCCCCTTAAATACATGTTCCCCGGAGGAGAGATCCTCTCTCCCACTGGTAAGAGCCAGCCTCTGATCTCCCCTCCCAGTCGCCAGACCTCACCATTGCCCAAAAACAACTTCCATGCTATGGAGGAACTGGTCAAGAAGGTGACAGAAAAAGTGGCCAAGgtagaggagaaaatgagaccTCACAGTCTTGTGAGGGGATCTCCTCTGAGACGTACCACACCCTCACCCTGCAAGAGTGAGGCAGGAGACTCAGCCCGGGGAGAGTCTCCCAAAGAAAATAGAGCAGGGGGCTGTAAAACTCCTGAGAATACAAGCGGAGTGGAAAAAGTAGTAGGAGATGGAAATGGAACCAATCATGGAGATTCAAATGGAGATGTTTCCATAAAGGAGTCTGTGGAAAACGGAGTGGAGTCAGCTGCTGTGACATCGCCCCTGCCCGCCTCCCTGACTGGCAGTACAGCTATCATTACAGACCATCCACCTCCAGAACAGCCATTTGTCAACCCTCTAAGCGCACTGCAGTCAGTAATGAACGTCCACCTGGGGAAGGCTGCTAAGCCTGCCCTGCCCTCCCTTGACCCCATGAGTATGCTGTTCAAGATGAGCAACAGTCTGGCAGAGAAAGCAGCAGTGGCTACTTCTACACCACCAGCACAGACCAAAAAGCTCAGTAATGACCACTTAGACCGCTACTTCTACCAGCAACATCTAAACAACGACCAACCCATAGATCTCACCAAAGGCAAAAATACTGACAAAAACAGCAGTAGTGGTTCTCTGGGTTTGACGGTTCTCTCTTCAGCTGCTTCAACTCCTTCCTCAATTCCTCCCCCCTCCACTGTCACAATGACCAAAGCCTCAGCTGCAGTAGCTTCCTTCATGTCCACCTCCCCTTTGAGAGAAAACGCCCTCTCAGACATCTCTGATATGCTGAGGAACCTGACAGAAAGTCAGGTCGTCTCCAAGTCCTCCACACCTACCAGCCAGTCTGAGCGCTCCGACATTGAAGGTGTCACacaggaagaaacagaagatgTTTCGCCAGCCCAGAAACGTAAGGGCCGCCAGTCCAACTGGAACCctcaacacctcctcatcctacAAGCCCAGTTTGCTTCCAGTCTGAGGCAAACAAGTGATGGCAAGTATATAATGTCGGACCTGAGCCCACAGGAGAGAATGCACATCTCCCGTTTCACTGGCCTCTCAATGACTACAATATCCCATTGGTTGGCTAATGTCAAGTACCAGCTGCGGAGAACCGGTGGCACCAAGTTCTTGAAAAACTTGGATTCAGGTCACCCGGTTTTCTTCTGCAGTGACTGCGCCTCGCAGATCCGTTCACCATCCACCTATGTCAGCCACTTGGAATCCCATTTGGGTTTCCGTCTGCGAGATTTGGCCAAGCTTTCTGGGGAGCAGCTGCTCAGCCAGATATCGCAGCAACACCATCAACAACGCCACACCAAAGGACTATCTGAAAAACTGCTCTCTAATCTTCATTCATCCAGCCACCCTCTACCCTCCTCTCTACCCACATCTATACCCTCTTCCCTACCCATCTCCTTGCCCTCGTCTTTAACTAGCTCTCTGCCCTCGACTGAATCCCCAGCACCCTCCCCCGAAGATGACGACAGTGGGGCCATGTACCAGTGCAAACTCTGTAACCGGACTTTTGCGAGCAAGCATGCGGTCAAGCTTCACCTGAGCAAGACTCATGGGAAGTCCCCTGAGGACCAcctcatgtatgtgtgtgagctggaGAAACAGTAG
- the tshz3b gene encoding teashirt homolog 3b isoform X2, translated as MPRRKQQAPRRAAAYVPEDEKEAALLDEDLDGDDSAPEGEEPAAKFLCQDKDFLLKDRPGSTGFHDSPNAADFSGQELDISGDEAVLATTGSVADSLEKMKAIYTSFLTNSYWSTLNLNLSQPPAEKPPRSHSSSSSSSSSSSCGSGGYDWHQTAMAKTLQQASQNHHNRLGMVQHPAVAVSTASTEPNLFSTVQLYRQSSKLYGSIFTGASKFRCKDCSAAYDTLVELTVHMNETGHYRDDNHETDGEGAKRWSKPRKRSLLEMEGKEDAQKVLKCMYCGHSFESLQDLSVHMIKTKHYQKVPLKEPVTPVAAKIISTARKRAPIDLDIPSSPDSNGGTTPKPTSLNDSNDILQRVTNPYITPNNRYGHQNGASYAWQFESRKSQILKCMECGSSHDTLQELTAHMMVTGHFIKVTNSAIKKGKPIIESSTSAPISNSTGEEKVQSVPLAATTFSPPPAPVPPPTSISPTAMAVEIKKEEKEEECTKESIINNGNNLIKEKKTGAEEEAEEKFDISSKYTYLTEEDLDESPKGGLDILKSLENTVTSAINKAQNGAPSWGGYPSIHAAYQLPNIMKLSLGNSGKSSPLKYMFPGGEILSPTGKSQPLISPPSRQTSPLPKNNFHAMEELVKKVTEKVAKVEEKMRPHSLVRGSPLRRTTPSPCKSEAGDSARGESPKENRAGGCKTPENTSGVEKVVGDGNGTNHGDSNGDVSIKESVENGVESAAVTSPLPASLTGSTAIITDHPPPEQPFVNPLSALQSVMNVHLGKAAKPALPSLDPMSMLFKMSNSLAEKAAVATSTPPAQTKKLSNDHLDRYFYQQHLNNDQPIDLTKGKNTDKNSSSGSLGLTVLSSAASTPSSIPPPSTVTMTKASAAVASFMSTSPLRENALSDISDMLRNLTESQVVSKSSTPTSQSERSDIEGVTQEETEDVSPAQKRKGRQSNWNPQHLLILQAQFASSLRQTSDGKYIMSDLSPQERMHISRFTGLSMTTISHWLANVKYQLRRTGGTKFLKNLDSGHPVFFCSDCASQIRSPSTYVSHLESHLGFRLRDLAKLSGEQLLSQISQQHHQQRHTKGLSEKLLSNLHSSSHPLPSSLPTSIPSSLPISLPSSLTSSLPSTESPAPSPEDDDSGAMYQCKLCNRTFASKHAVKLHLSKTHGKSPEDHLMYVCELEKQ; from the exons ATGCCGCGGAGGAAGCAGCAAGCGCCTCGGCGCGCCGCAG CATATGTCCCTGAAGATGAGAAGGAAGCAGCCCTGTTGGATGAGGACCTGGATGGAGATGACTCAGCTCCGGAAGGGGAGGAGCCTGCTGCCAAGTTCCTATGTCAGGACAAAGACTTCCTTCTCAAGGACAGGCCAGGATCCACTGGCTTCCATGACTCCCCCAACGCAGCTGACTTTTCTGGTCAGGAGCTGGACA TAAGTGGAGATGAGGCCGTGTTAGCCACAACAGGGTCTGTGGCTGACAGCCTGGAAAAGATGAAGGCGATTTACACCTCCTTCCTGACCAACTCTTATTGGTCTACACTGAATCTTAACCTGAGCCAGCCCCCTGCAGAAAAACCCCCTCGCAGTCacagcagtagcagtagtagcagcagtagcagtagctGTGGAAGTGGAGGCTATGACTGGCACCAGACAGCTATGGCTAAAACCCTCCAGCAGGCCTCACAGAACCACCACAATAGACTGGGCATGGTTCAACACCCCGCAGTGGCTGTATCCACAGCATCTACAGAGCCCAACCTCTTCAGCACTGTCCAGCTGTACCGACAGAGCTCCAAGCTTTATGGCTCTATATTCACGGGTGCCAGCAAATTCCGCTGTAAGGACTGTAGTGCAGCCTATGACACACTAGTGGAGCTCACGGTGCACATGAACGAGACAGGCCACTACCGCGATGATAACCACGAGACAGATGGTGAGGGCGCTAAACGGTGGTCAAAACCCAGAAAGCGTTCCTTGCTAGAaatggaggggaaggaggaTGCACAAAAAGTTCTTAAATGCATGTACTGTGGGCACTCCTTTGAATCCCTTCAGGACCTAAGTGTCCACATGATCAAGACAAAACACTACCAGAAAGTGCCTCTGAAAGAGCCTGTTACACCAGTGGCAGCTAAGATTATCTCCACGGCTCGAAAGAGAGCCCCTATTGACCTAGACATCCCTAGCTCACCTGACTCTAATGGAGGGACCACACCTAAGCCCACCTCCCTCAACGACTCTAACGACATACTCCAGAGGGTTACCAACCCTTATATCACGCCTAACAACCGCTATGGACATCAGAATGGTGCCAGCTATGCCTGGCAGTTTGAATCCAGAAAGTCACAGATCCTCAAGTGCATGGAGTGTGGCAGCTCTCATGACACACTGCAAGAGCTAACTGCTCACATGATGGTGACCGGACACTTTATAAAAGTCACCAACTCTGCCATTAAGAAAGGTAAACCCATTATAGAGTCATCCACCTCAGCCCCCATATCCAATTCAACAGGTGAAGAAAAGGTCCAGTCCGTTCCCCTGGCTGCCACAACCTTCTCCCCTCCACCCGCCCCAGTACCTCCTCCAACCAGCATCTCCCCAACTGCCATGGCTGTGGAGataaaaaaggaggagaaggaggaggaatgcACTAAAGAGTCCATCATCAACAACGGTAACAATCTCATCAaggagaagaagacaggagctgaggaggaggctgaggagaagTTTGATATTTCTTCAAAATATACTTATCTGACTGAAGAGGATCTGGATGAAAGTCCAAAAGGGGGTCTTGATATCCTCAAGTCTTTGGAGAACACAGTGACCTCTGCCATCAACAAAGCCCAGAATGGCGCTCCAAGCTGGGGTGGGTATCCCAGTATCCATGCTGCCTATCAGCTTCCAAACATAATGAAGCTCTCCCTAGGCAATTCTGGGAAGAGTTCTCCCCTTAAATACATGTTCCCCGGAGGAGAGATCCTCTCTCCCACTGGTAAGAGCCAGCCTCTGATCTCCCCTCCCAGTCGCCAGACCTCACCATTGCCCAAAAACAACTTCCATGCTATGGAGGAACTGGTCAAGAAGGTGACAGAAAAAGTGGCCAAGgtagaggagaaaatgagaccTCACAGTCTTGTGAGGGGATCTCCTCTGAGACGTACCACACCCTCACCCTGCAAGAGTGAGGCAGGAGACTCAGCCCGGGGAGAGTCTCCCAAAGAAAATAGAGCAGGGGGCTGTAAAACTCCTGAGAATACAAGCGGAGTGGAAAAAGTAGTAGGAGATGGAAATGGAACCAATCATGGAGATTCAAATGGAGATGTTTCCATAAAGGAGTCTGTGGAAAACGGAGTGGAGTCAGCTGCTGTGACATCGCCCCTGCCCGCCTCCCTGACTGGCAGTACAGCTATCATTACAGACCATCCACCTCCAGAACAGCCATTTGTCAACCCTCTAAGCGCACTGCAGTCAGTAATGAACGTCCACCTGGGGAAGGCTGCTAAGCCTGCCCTGCCCTCCCTTGACCCCATGAGTATGCTGTTCAAGATGAGCAACAGTCTGGCAGAGAAAGCAGCAGTGGCTACTTCTACACCACCAGCACAGACCAAAAAGCTCAGTAATGACCACTTAGACCGCTACTTCTACCAGCAACATCTAAACAACGACCAACCCATAGATCTCACCAAAGGCAAAAATACTGACAAAAACAGCAGTAGTGGTTCTCTGGGTTTGACGGTTCTCTCTTCAGCTGCTTCAACTCCTTCCTCAATTCCTCCCCCCTCCACTGTCACAATGACCAAAGCCTCAGCTGCAGTAGCTTCCTTCATGTCCACCTCCCCTTTGAGAGAAAACGCCCTCTCAGACATCTCTGATATGCTGAGGAACCTGACAGAAAGTCAGGTCGTCTCCAAGTCCTCCACACCTACCAGCCAGTCTGAGCGCTCCGACATTGAAGGTGTCACacaggaagaaacagaagatgTTTCGCCAGCCCAGAAACGTAAGGGCCGCCAGTCCAACTGGAACCctcaacacctcctcatcctacAAGCCCAGTTTGCTTCCAGTCTGAGGCAAACAAGTGATGGCAAGTATATAATGTCGGACCTGAGCCCACAGGAGAGAATGCACATCTCCCGTTTCACTGGCCTCTCAATGACTACAATATCCCATTGGTTGGCTAATGTCAAGTACCAGCTGCGGAGAACCGGTGGCACCAAGTTCTTGAAAAACTTGGATTCAGGTCACCCGGTTTTCTTCTGCAGTGACTGCGCCTCGCAGATCCGTTCACCATCCACCTATGTCAGCCACTTGGAATCCCATTTGGGTTTCCGTCTGCGAGATTTGGCCAAGCTTTCTGGGGAGCAGCTGCTCAGCCAGATATCGCAGCAACACCATCAACAACGCCACACCAAAGGACTATCTGAAAAACTGCTCTCTAATCTTCATTCATCCAGCCACCCTCTACCCTCCTCTCTACCCACATCTATACCCTCTTCCCTACCCATCTCCTTGCCCTCGTCTTTAACTAGCTCTCTGCCCTCGACTGAATCCCCAGCACCCTCCCCCGAAGATGACGACAGTGGGGCCATGTACCAGTGCAAACTCTGTAACCGGACTTTTGCGAGCAAGCATGCGGTCAAGCTTCACCTGAGCAAGACTCATGGGAAGTCCCCTGAGGACCAcctcatgtatgtgtgtgagctggaGAAACAGTAG